GAGCGTAATTGCGTCAGTAGTGATGGTAACGCTAGCGTCAACCGGAAACAGGAAACTCTCAGACGATACTGGCGTTGGCGACACAGAGTCCGGGGTAGAGAGGGAGTAGCGGTGGCGTTCGATAGAATCTATAACGGTCACACCACTCCCGTCTGACGGTGTTTTGAAAGAAAGAGATCGGGCGTGATCGTCACCCGAATCCATAGTGTGGTTAGAACGAAAGTCGGTCATGTTATTTACCCTATTTCAGACAAGCGGCAAAAAGCTATTGCTATTTGGAAATGGTAGTGTTCATATTACATACTGTTAGTCAGTGAACCACGAACGGCAACCGAAACTACAGTCCGGAGAGCCATAACCAATCAGAAGTTATCTCAGCATCCTGTAAGTGAAATCGTTGCTGGACCTCGTTATGAGCAACCCGGAGTTCGAGGACGATGTCGAACAGGTCGGCAAAGACTTGGACCTCCTCGGACGTCCGGTCAATTGGGAGATGGAAATGCCCCATCGCGTTGACGCTACGAATTCGACCAATGAGCACGTGCAGAAAACGGAACACGTCCTCGTGTGGATACTCGCTCAAAAGTGCTTCCAGTGAGTCGAAACAGACACGCAGTTCTGCAGGTGCAAGCCCATCAGCGATACTCTCGAACTCAGCAATTTCCTCTGAAATCGTAATCCCGAGTCCCGACAACTGATTGCCGGGTACCTGTACTTCGGGAATTTGGCGGTGGTCTGTCTGTGAGGCGACAGCAGCACTTCGTTCCTGTGCGGTCCAGGTCACGAGTCTTGCGGTCTCTGGGGTAAGCTGATCATGACTTGGCAGTCGGTCAGTTATCGACGGGAGGTCGTTGTCTGTCGTGACGAACAGACGACGACGTTGCGCTGCGGTGGTATCGCCGAGTAGATTTGAACAGGCCCGAGCGTATTCTTGATCTGGAAGATTACCGACGACAAGCAGCGATGCTCCTCGCTGCTTCAATTGAGAGAGCGCTGAAGCGAACTCGTGGTGTTCTTGTTCAGTATGAGATTCCTCAAAACGGCGATAATCCATTATATCCGGCAAAAGCACATGGATATATGAATGTTGCGTATCGTATCTAAAATAACTGTCATCAGCAGTTGGCCTATCTCACCTTGCCTTCGGAACCCCAACATCGAGTAAACTAGACAGTGCTCACCGACTAGAAATCTGATTTTCTCAAGGGGAACGCATTCTAGGAAACTTCATAGCTATTGAGCGGTAGGTGTCGTAGGGTTTAAGAGAGATTCACGATACCCAACGACCATGACAGACGTACGTGAGGCCACCGACGACCTCCTCTCGGAGAAGCCGGGGGTCGAATCGGACCTCCGGGACGTTCTCTCGGTGGACGAGCGCGCCGATGGGTGGACGTTCGACGATGTGCCGCTCGATTCGGGGACGTTCGGCGAACTGGTTTCTCGGAATATCGTCTCGAAAAACGGTAACGGCGAGTACGAAGTGACGAACCGGAGTGTCGTTCGAGCGAGTCTCAACGGCGAATCTCCTACCGAAACTGGTTCCAAAGAATCGACCTTCGAGTTCTCGCTCCCCGACGTATCCAGAGAGACCGGCGTCGCGCTCGGCGCGGCCCTGGCGTTCCTCGTCCTGATGCGGTCGTACATCTACCCCAACATCTTCCGATCTGATGGCGGCGTTCTCTTGTCTTCGAACGACCCCTACTACTACCGCTACTGGGTCGATCAACTCGCCGTCGAGGCGACAGGTATCTTCGACTTGAGTGTACTCTCTGGCTTGCCGGGTGCTGTTGCGAAGGGAGAACCGCTCACCGTGGCGGTACTATGGTGGTGGACGAATCTATTAGGTGGTGCTGACGCTTCTGGAGCGGTGTTGGCGTGGTATCCCGTCGTCTCGGGGGTCATCGTCGGCTGTCTCGTCTACGTTCTAGCGACGAAGGTGAGTGACGACCGTCGTATCGGAATTGCGTCGGTCTTGCTGTTGGCGACGATTCCTGGCTTCGCGTACAAGACCGGTCTCGGATTCGCAGACCACCACGCGTTCGACTACCCGTGGCTCGCGCTGACTGCGCTGGCACTCGTCCTGATTTCTGACGTTTCTGAGACAGACCTTCGAGAACCGAAGACGTGGGTCGGAGCAGTCTTACTCGGAATCGCTGTCGCCGGGCAAGTACTTTCGTGGGAGGCCGGACCACTGCTCATCGGCGCGCTCGGATTCTACGTCGCAGTGCGAACGCTAGCAGACGTTCGAGCAGACCGCTCCGCACTCCTGCAGAGTGCACCGATTCTCGGTGGTCTGGCCGTGGCGTCGGTGTTGACCCACCTCGCTCACACCGGATTCGGCTGGCACACCGACGTCGTTGCGTACTCACCTGCGTTGTTACTCGGCGGCGTACTCGGTGTCTCGCTCGTCGCGGAAGCAATTCGACGCGCAGGAATGCCACCTGCTGTACTCGGTGTGACGGAGGTCGCAGGTGTGTTGGTCGGGGTAGTGGCGCTCCAGACGTTTCTGCCGGCGTATGGAGCGAGACTCACAGATCGACTAGGGTACCTCGTCGGGAAAACTGGTCCTGCAGAGACGCAGTCGCTGATGAAAGGCGCACTCGGCTTTTTGCTGGGACCACCGCTCGAACTCGGCTTTGCGTGGTTCGTCGCGCTTCCAATCGTCGTATGGGGTCTCGTCTACGGGTATCAGAACCGCCACTCGGGATGGCTCGTCGTGACGACTTACGCCGCATACTTCCTTACGCTGTCGCTATTCCAGCGTCGGTTCTCCGGAGAGCTGTCACCGTTCCTCGCTATCTGTGCGGGCGTCGGCTTCGTATGGTTCGCCGCGAAGATGGAGATGGTCGAGACGCCGGGTTTCCTGCGCGACGCCGGAGGCCGTCCAGACCAAGAGGCGAATCGCGTCTCGCTTCCGTCGCTCGCGACGCTCGACAGAGGGACCGTCGCGCCCTTACTTGTGCTGTTCCTGTTGGTCTCTAGCGTCGGCGTCGTTCAGACGGGCGTCAAGCACGAACAGGTCGGTATCCGTGGCGAGAAGTACCACGCTGCACAGTCGATAGATTCGTACGCCGAGGAACGTGGACTGGAGTACCCCGAAAACTACGTGCTGAGCAAGTGGGGACGTAACCGGGTGTACAACTACTTCGTGAATGGGGAATCGAGATCTTACCGGTATGCCGAGCAGAACTACCGCACCTTCCTTGCTTCCAAGAAGCCACAGAAGCAGTACCAGAAATTGAATAAGCGTGTTGGATTCGTAATCACGAAAAACCTCAACTTACGTCGTGCTCCCGACAAGAAGATGATGTTCGTTCGGTTGCACAAGCGACTCGGCGCGGGCGGCTCCGGGTCAGGTCGAGCACTCGCTCACTACCGAGCTATCTTCGTCAGCGACGACAAGTCAATCAAGGCGTTCGCACTCGTTCCCGGCGCGAACGTTACAGGACAAGCACAAGCCGGGGAGACAGTCACGCTCTCGAAGCGCGTGAAGATAGATGGTGCGACGTTCACCTACGAACG
The sequence above is a segment of the Halorussus halophilus genome. Coding sequences within it:
- a CDS encoding DUF7504 family protein, which gives rise to MDYRRFEESHTEQEHHEFASALSQLKQRGASLLVVGNLPDQEYARACSNLLGDTTAAQRRRLFVTTDNDLPSITDRLPSHDQLTPETARLVTWTAQERSAAVASQTDHRQIPEVQVPGNQLSGLGITISEEIAEFESIADGLAPAELRVCFDSLEALLSEYPHEDVFRFLHVLIGRIRSVNAMGHFHLPIDRTSEEVQVFADLFDIVLELRVAHNEVQQRFHLQDAEITSDWLWLSGL
- a CDS encoding STT3 domain-containing protein, with the protein product MTDVREATDDLLSEKPGVESDLRDVLSVDERADGWTFDDVPLDSGTFGELVSRNIVSKNGNGEYEVTNRSVVRASLNGESPTETGSKESTFEFSLPDVSRETGVALGAALAFLVLMRSYIYPNIFRSDGGVLLSSNDPYYYRYWVDQLAVEATGIFDLSVLSGLPGAVAKGEPLTVAVLWWWTNLLGGADASGAVLAWYPVVSGVIVGCLVYVLATKVSDDRRIGIASVLLLATIPGFAYKTGLGFADHHAFDYPWLALTALALVLISDVSETDLREPKTWVGAVLLGIAVAGQVLSWEAGPLLIGALGFYVAVRTLADVRADRSALLQSAPILGGLAVASVLTHLAHTGFGWHTDVVAYSPALLLGGVLGVSLVAEAIRRAGMPPAVLGVTEVAGVLVGVVALQTFLPAYGARLTDRLGYLVGKTGPAETQSLMKGALGFLLGPPLELGFAWFVALPIVVWGLVYGYQNRHSGWLVVTTYAAYFLTLSLFQRRFSGELSPFLAICAGVGFVWFAAKMEMVETPGFLRDAGGRPDQEANRVSLPSLATLDRGTVAPLLVLFLLVSSVGVVQTGVKHEQVGIRGEKYHAAQSIDSYAEERGLEYPENYVLSKWGRNRVYNYFVNGESRSYRYAEQNYRTFLASKKPQKQYQKLNKRVGFVITKNLNLRRAPDKKMMFVRLHKRLGAGGSGSGRALAHYRAIFVSDDKSIKAFALVPGANVTGQAQAGETVTLSKRVKIDGATFTYERTVSVNKDGTYSVTVPYPGTYTVGDNTVKVPESAVQNGGNVSVGA